The Pseudanabaena galeata CCNP1313 genome includes a region encoding these proteins:
- a CDS encoding ABC transporter permease, with the protein MDNLLSFLDVNNKLSSIDELLQKIGARPDGNIWMVLVVDIDDMQSIITDLQDTIEIFSECSTVTISGESGARALINQISEASEEYFLLWQLDTWDNSEWKIFDALRSRLDKGNKGGLLVLSEQANDLMIHNAPNFVSWLGARIYYLKKDAEILSDEECDRRLAALQEWTGKTNDEVIALAENRQLPTDPEYGEWLILLNRGDLLERQK; encoded by the coding sequence ATGGATAATTTATTATCTTTTTTAGATGTGAATAATAAACTATCTTCTATAGATGAGTTATTGCAAAAAATTGGAGCGCGACCAGATGGAAATATCTGGATGGTTCTTGTTGTTGATATTGATGATATGCAATCGATAATTACAGATTTGCAAGATACTATCGAAATTTTTAGTGAATGTAGTACGGTTACTATATCTGGTGAGTCTGGAGCAAGAGCTTTAATTAACCAGATTAGTGAAGCATCAGAAGAATATTTTTTGCTATGGCAATTAGATACTTGGGATAATAGCGAATGGAAAATTTTTGATGCTTTGAGAAGTCGATTAGATAAAGGTAATAAAGGAGGATTACTTGTACTTTCTGAGCAAGCTAATGATTTAATGATACATAACGCTCCTAACTTTGTAAGTTGGTTAGGTGCAAGAATATATTATCTAAAAAAAGATGCAGAAATACTAAGTGATGAAGAATGCGATCGCCGCCTAGCAGCACTACAAGAATGGACAGGTAAAACTAATGACGAAGTGATTGCTTTAGCTGAAAATCGTCAACTTCCGACCGATCCAGAGTATGGGGAGTGGCTAATTTTACTTAATCGAGGTGACTTGCTTGAGCGACAAAAGTAA
- a CDS encoding bifunctional aminoglycoside phosphotransferase/ATP-binding protein, which produces MTLPPIIEQMLSPDFYEHPVTKSIQLLQTHISFVLLTGSYAYKVKKPMNFGFLDFSTLEKRKYFSEEELRLNRRLAPDLYLSVLPIIETDGKYHFDKAGTGTPVEYAIAMPEFSQEDLLIEMFASGRLTVDHVKQIGEQLAVFHQNALTNDHINSFGTMEAVRAVANDNYASTEKYVDIAQTEEQLAQTRAYTDNFFAKNADLFSDRIAKGKVRECHGDVHLKNICLYQDQIQIFDCIEFNEPFRNSDVLYDAAFLLMDLQFRGRSDLANIFLNTYLERTGDYEGAVLLPLHCSMRAYIRAKVTSFLLDDPNIPADVKANAQTEASAYYKLAWEYTQPKQGKLIIMSGVSGSGKSTTAKAIASEQDAIYLRSDAIRKQIAGIGLMERGSDDIYTPEMTAKTYTRLAELGALLASKGFTVILDAKYDRISLRSQAIAAAQTQNIPVEIAYCTAPEEVLQQRLRDRSAANNDIADATVELLASQQAAFEDFTAEELVLVKKS; this is translated from the coding sequence ATGACATTACCTCCAATCATTGAGCAAATGCTCTCGCCTGACTTTTACGAACACCCTGTTACTAAGTCGATTCAGCTTCTGCAAACCCATATTTCTTTTGTGCTACTCACAGGCTCCTATGCTTACAAAGTCAAGAAACCAATGAACTTTGGCTTCTTAGATTTCTCTACATTAGAAAAGCGCAAATATTTCAGTGAAGAAGAACTGCGGCTGAACCGTCGTCTAGCTCCTGACCTATATCTTTCAGTTTTGCCAATTATCGAAACAGATGGGAAATACCATTTTGATAAGGCTGGGACTGGAACACCTGTGGAATATGCGATCGCCATGCCAGAGTTTTCGCAAGAGGATCTACTGATTGAGATGTTTGCTTCGGGCAGGCTGACGGTTGATCATGTGAAACAGATTGGTGAACAGTTGGCGGTATTCCATCAGAATGCACTAACCAATGACCATATCAACAGCTTCGGTACAATGGAAGCAGTTCGGGCAGTGGCAAATGATAACTATGCCTCTACTGAAAAATATGTTGACATTGCTCAAACTGAGGAGCAGCTTGCTCAAACCCGCGCCTATACAGATAACTTCTTCGCCAAGAATGCTGACCTATTTAGCGATCGCATTGCCAAGGGCAAAGTCCGTGAATGTCATGGCGATGTCCATTTAAAAAATATTTGTCTCTATCAAGATCAGATCCAGATTTTTGACTGTATCGAATTTAATGAGCCATTCCGCAATAGTGATGTGCTTTATGATGCTGCATTCCTATTAATGGATTTGCAATTTCGCGGCAGAAGCGATCTTGCAAATATCTTTTTGAATACTTACCTAGAGCGCACTGGCGATTATGAAGGAGCCGTGCTGTTACCGCTCCATTGCAGTATGCGTGCTTACATTCGCGCTAAGGTAACATCATTCTTGCTCGACGATCCGAATATTCCTGCGGATGTGAAAGCGAATGCTCAAACGGAAGCTTCAGCATATTACAAACTAGCTTGGGAATATACGCAACCCAAACAGGGCAAGTTGATCATCATGTCGGGTGTATCTGGTTCTGGCAAAAGCACAACGGCAAAAGCGATCGCCTCTGAGCAAGATGCCATTTATTTGCGATCGGATGCAATTCGTAAGCAGATTGCAGGTATTGGGTTAATGGAACGGGGCAGTGATGACATTTACACACCAGAGATGACGGCGAAAACCTATACCAGATTGGCGGAGTTAGGTGCTTTGTTAGCTAGCAAAGGCTTTACTGTCATTCTGGATGCGAAGTACGATCGCATTAGTCTACGTAGTCAAGCGATCGCTGCTGCTCAAACCCAAAACATCCCTGTCGAAATCGCTTACTGCACTGCTCCAGAGGAAGTTTTGCAGCAACGTTTACGCGATCGCTCTGCTGCTAATAATGACATCGCTGATGCGACAGTTGAGCTATTAGCCAGTCAGCAAGCTGCCTTTGAAGATTTCACTGCTGAGGAGTTGGTCTTAGTGAAGAAAAGTTAG
- a CDS encoding DUF3598 family protein yields the protein MRYTSVQNDVTKNMRSQWECLLQNLGCWQGSFTRLSTKGEILEDIPSETSLELKADNQTIRQVVRRFYDGQPQDLVLEYRSLNKSTTFFENGAFSQGSLQFAPYTEFGAELGLIYGDRRLRLVTLYDKASQLDRLTFIREHLPNSTTPERQTLTLNDLLGKWEGEAITIAADWLEPEVISTVTEWQQEGDHVIMSLQMQTPQMQTPISTKTITSIAKIDPHNPQILNFDQDTLPIQTLFLPDGASITCPVEIATRQPFRLSLSWLIEPNLHQRMIRTYAPKGGWTSLTLVTERKLG from the coding sequence TTGAGATATACTTCTGTACAAAATGACGTGACAAAAAATATGCGATCGCAATGGGAATGTTTATTGCAAAACCTTGGCTGTTGGCAGGGTTCATTTACGCGATTATCGACAAAGGGTGAAATATTAGAAGATATTCCCAGCGAAACTAGTCTGGAACTTAAAGCCGACAATCAAACAATTCGTCAGGTTGTGCGTCGCTTTTATGACGGTCAGCCACAGGATTTGGTTTTGGAATATCGCTCTCTCAATAAAAGTACAACTTTTTTTGAGAATGGCGCTTTTTCTCAAGGATCATTGCAATTTGCACCCTACACAGAATTTGGGGCAGAGTTGGGCTTGATTTATGGCGATCGCCGATTGCGTCTGGTTACTCTCTATGACAAAGCTAGCCAACTTGATCGCCTTACCTTCATTCGTGAACATTTACCCAATAGCACCACACCCGAACGTCAAACTTTGACCCTAAATGATTTGTTAGGCAAATGGGAAGGTGAGGCAATTACGATCGCTGCTGATTGGCTAGAACCAGAAGTCATATCAACAGTTACTGAATGGCAACAGGAAGGCGATCACGTGATCATGTCTTTACAAATGCAAACACCACAAATGCAAACACCAATTAGCACAAAGACGATTACCTCGATAGCGAAGATTGATCCACATAATCCCCAAATCCTCAACTTTGATCAGGATACTTTGCCCATCCAAACCTTGTTTTTACCAGATGGTGCGTCAATAACTTGTCCTGTGGAGATCGCTACTCGTCAGCCATTTCGACTGTCTCTATCATGGCTAATAGAGCCGAACCTTCACCAACGCATGATTCGCACCTACGCCCCTAAAGGGGGCTGGACTAGCCTCACCTTAGTGACTGAGCGCAAATTGGGGTAG